A region from the Pseudomonas promysalinigenes genome encodes:
- a CDS encoding type VI secretion protein IcmF/TssM N-terminal domain-containing protein yields the protein MKTLLRLLKSFWILLPLLWLASLLICWLIAPLVPVLRHHVPEALAIISACFLLVVVLRQYQRIRAEHNLENLLQIEVDRSWNATGEFRDQQVLRERLKHAIAMLRTDRSAGGGGKAALSDLPWYLVIGMSAAGKTSLLTHSGLSASIATANDSESGTQHCDWYFSPDAVMIDTAGRYLRDDQSASEFSAFLRMLRKQRGKSAINGLVLVVSLPELLAANSEERHALAEQLVARVQEYAQCLDANPPVYLMLSKTDQLPGFNQAFDGLDLQQRQQPLGMTFGLSEIRNNGLHAVLQARLKNLQGHVRQHVDAQMIALGAEADSTLLNFPQYFAALSGVLEQFLEHFTRTHQGAALLLRGLYFTSALQTDQQLGQVYEDAIADEFALKAAYDEGTASTGKVAGNRSYFITDTFRKVIFPDRDLTLFQSRQGGQGAFSPLILGLAAAAGVLFVGWQALSFANNRQWLDSLRGQLAQIEQAEDREQVLAAGKGLQLLREQMAIVEAHRLQGVPLQLSAGLYHGEAIHQVARSAYLTQLRSQALEPIARNLQMQMRAFNTFASSINQDLDFTPAAPPTKRGGKPLAPAVAAKAQAALSKTRVGAYAAKVHLATASDAADLSATTGGLSLSEEMLGRLDEQQVASIIDAYNTLKLYLLLTEPQAHPEPAFIAASLPQAWASAAAQGSPAEASLIDENVPLYVQLLEQGEAPSLPRNEQLIAETRENLKSFMISSTLVDREYLRLQLESSRQFPVLSLNDLVPQPGRELLYGSAGVPAIYTRQGWDSFVKPELIKLVSGNLRNESDWVLDGEGGDAIVQKANFVREFMARYKRDYTQAWYKMVSSVGVRHFADLASATEHLGLLSDVQHSPVKNLLAAVNENTQWDLPVKHAVPTPGASRDDGFWSKVTGLLDTKEASPTHVAPALPAVDDGSLAKRFEPVARVFAENNAEGADSTIMDRYLAALRKLKVRMNNIQRSQDVGKSSKQLISETLEGQPSEVTTVRNYVESSVDTSQDGLSRSLQALFSLPIQYAWATLRDPAGQQIAKAWAQQIAKPWEQVMAHRYPIAGGSRNEASVKDLQRFVDPESGLLPAFKRNEIGNLAGGEGLGAGNGKGRALVNPRMLNSIDKASSVGQVIASLSDRDNGFEIMLEPSANFTDIVFTLDGQEQHYRNGRSSWGRFAWPGTSNAPGARLDVVTLSGTRVTVFDFPGRWGLLRMNESARVDDLDGIQQRFSWNTANGRVSLVVRNFGGVKLTDLGEVKALSALNDRGAQ from the coding sequence ATGAAAACATTACTGCGTCTATTGAAGAGTTTCTGGATTCTCCTGCCACTGCTGTGGTTGGCGAGCCTGTTGATCTGCTGGCTGATAGCGCCGCTGGTACCGGTCTTGCGTCACCACGTGCCTGAGGCACTGGCGATCATCAGTGCCTGCTTCCTGCTGGTGGTGGTGTTGCGCCAGTACCAGCGGATTCGTGCCGAGCACAACCTGGAGAACCTGCTGCAGATCGAGGTCGACCGCTCGTGGAATGCCACCGGCGAATTCCGAGATCAGCAGGTGCTACGCGAGCGCCTCAAGCATGCCATCGCCATGCTGCGTACCGACCGCTCAGCCGGTGGCGGCGGCAAAGCGGCGTTGTCCGACCTGCCGTGGTACCTGGTGATCGGCATGTCGGCGGCCGGCAAGACCTCGCTGCTGACCCATTCCGGGCTGTCGGCCAGTATCGCTACCGCTAACGACAGTGAAAGCGGCACTCAACACTGCGATTGGTACTTCAGCCCTGATGCGGTGATGATCGATACCGCCGGGCGTTACCTGCGTGACGACCAATCGGCCAGCGAGTTCTCCGCGTTCCTGCGCATGCTGCGCAAGCAACGTGGCAAATCGGCGATCAATGGCCTGGTGTTGGTGGTCAGCCTGCCTGAGCTGCTGGCTGCCAACAGCGAAGAGCGCCACGCCCTGGCCGAACAACTGGTGGCGCGGGTGCAAGAATACGCGCAGTGCCTTGACGCCAACCCACCGGTCTACCTGATGCTGAGCAAGACCGACCAGCTGCCTGGCTTCAATCAGGCTTTCGACGGCCTGGACCTACAGCAACGCCAGCAGCCACTGGGCATGACCTTCGGCCTGTCAGAGATACGCAACAACGGCCTGCATGCCGTGTTGCAAGCCCGGCTGAAAAACCTTCAAGGCCACGTACGCCAGCACGTCGACGCGCAGATGATCGCGCTGGGTGCCGAGGCCGACAGCACGCTGCTGAACTTCCCGCAGTACTTCGCTGCCCTGAGCGGGGTGCTCGAACAGTTCCTCGAACATTTCACACGTACCCACCAAGGCGCTGCGCTGCTGCTGCGCGGTCTTTACTTCACCAGCGCGCTGCAGACCGATCAGCAACTGGGGCAGGTGTACGAAGACGCCATCGCCGATGAATTCGCCCTCAAGGCCGCCTACGATGAAGGCACCGCCAGTACGGGCAAGGTGGCCGGCAACCGCAGCTACTTCATCACCGATACGTTCCGCAAGGTGATCTTCCCTGACCGCGACCTGACCCTGTTCCAATCGCGCCAGGGTGGCCAGGGTGCTTTTAGCCCATTGATATTGGGCCTTGCGGCAGCGGCCGGTGTGCTGTTCGTTGGCTGGCAAGCTCTGTCATTCGCCAACAATCGCCAATGGCTGGACAGCTTGCGCGGGCAGCTGGCGCAAATCGAGCAGGCAGAGGATCGCGAGCAGGTACTGGCCGCCGGCAAGGGCCTGCAACTGCTGCGCGAACAGATGGCTATCGTTGAGGCCCATCGCCTGCAAGGTGTGCCGCTGCAACTGAGCGCAGGCTTGTACCATGGCGAGGCGATCCACCAGGTGGCTCGCTCCGCTTACCTGACGCAACTGCGCAGCCAGGCCTTGGAGCCAATTGCTCGCAATCTGCAGATGCAGATGCGCGCATTCAACACCTTTGCCAGCAGCATCAACCAAGACCTGGACTTCACTCCCGCTGCGCCCCCGACCAAGCGCGGCGGCAAACCCCTGGCACCGGCCGTGGCGGCCAAGGCCCAGGCGGCATTGAGCAAGACCCGCGTCGGCGCCTACGCCGCCAAGGTCCACCTGGCCACCGCAAGCGATGCGGCCGATTTGTCGGCCACGACCGGCGGGCTGTCGCTCTCCGAAGAAATGCTCGGACGCCTGGACGAGCAGCAGGTGGCGTCGATTATCGACGCCTACAACACGCTCAAGCTCTACCTGCTGCTGACCGAGCCCCAAGCCCATCCGGAGCCGGCCTTCATCGCCGCCAGCCTTCCGCAAGCCTGGGCCAGTGCCGCGGCCCAGGGCTCGCCAGCAGAGGCCAGCCTGATCGATGAAAACGTACCGCTTTATGTGCAACTGCTGGAACAGGGCGAGGCACCGTCGCTACCGCGCAACGAGCAACTGATCGCCGAAACCCGGGAAAACCTCAAATCGTTCATGATCTCCAGCACCCTGGTGGATCGGGAGTACCTACGCCTGCAGCTTGAATCCAGCCGCCAGTTCCCCGTACTCAGCCTCAATGACTTGGTGCCGCAACCAGGCCGGGAGCTGCTGTATGGCTCGGCAGGCGTACCTGCGATCTACACCCGCCAAGGCTGGGACAGCTTCGTCAAGCCCGAGCTGATCAAGCTGGTATCTGGCAACCTGCGCAACGAATCGGACTGGGTGCTCGACGGTGAGGGGGGTGATGCCATCGTGCAGAAGGCCAACTTCGTTCGCGAGTTCATGGCCCGCTACAAGCGCGACTACACCCAGGCCTGGTACAAGATGGTCAGCAGCGTTGGCGTACGGCATTTCGCCGACCTGGCATCGGCCACCGAGCATCTGGGCCTGCTCAGCGATGTACAGCATTCGCCGGTCAAGAACCTGCTGGCAGCGGTCAACGAGAACACCCAATGGGACCTGCCTGTGAAGCACGCGGTCCCCACCCCAGGTGCGAGCCGCGACGATGGTTTCTGGAGCAAGGTTACCGGGCTGCTCGATACCAAAGAGGCGTCGCCCACCCATGTCGCCCCTGCCCTGCCGGCAGTCGACGACGGCAGCCTGGCCAAGCGTTTCGAGCCGGTGGCACGGGTGTTTGCCGAGAACAACGCCGAAGGCGCTGACAGCACCATCATGGACCGTTACCTGGCTGCACTGCGCAAGCTCAAAGTGCGCATGAACAACATCCAGCGCTCGCAGGATGTGGGTAAGAGCAGCAAACAACTGATCAGCGAAACCCTCGAAGGCCAGCCCAGCGAAGTCACCACCGTGCGCAACTACGTGGAAAGCAGTGTAGACACCAGCCAGGACGGCCTGTCGCGCTCGCTGCAGGCGCTGTTCAGCCTGCCGATCCAGTACGCCTGGGCGACCTTGCGTGACCCAGCCGGCCAGCAGATCGCCAAAGCCTGGGCGCAACAGATTGCCAAGCCCTGGGAACAGGTCATGGCGCACCGCTATCCGATTGCCGGTGGCAGCCGCAACGAGGCCTCGGTCAAAGACCTGCAACGCTTCGTCGACCCTGAGAGCGGCCTGTTACCAGCCTTCAAACGCAATGAAATCGGTAACCTGGCAGGTGGCGAAGGCCTGGGCGCCGGCAACGGCAAGGGGCGTGCGCTGGTCAATCCGCGCATGCTCAACAGTATCGACAAGGCAAGTTCGGTGGGCCAGGTGATCGCCAGCCTGTCTGATCGCGATAACGGGTTCGAGATCATGCTCGAGCCGTCGGCGAATTTCACCGATATCGTGTTCACCCTTGACGGCCAGGAACAGCACTACCGCAACGGCCGCAGCAGCTGGGGCCGCTTCGCTTGGCCCGGCACCAGCAATGCCCCTGGCGCCCGCCTGGATGTCGTGACCTTGAGCGGCACCCGCGTCACAGTGTTCGATTTTCCTGGGCGTTGGGGCCTGCTGCGCATGAACGAGAGCGCTCGCGTCGATGACCTGGACGGCATCCAGCAGCGTTTCAGCTGGAACACTGCCAACGGCCGGGTGAGCCTGGTCGTGCGTAACTTCGGTGGGGTCAAGCTGACCGACCTGGGTGAGGTCAAGGCCCTCAGCGCCCTCAATGACAGGGGCGCACAATGA
- the icmH gene encoding type IVB secretion system protein IcmH/DotU, whose amino-acid sequence MTEAVLQQGAVAAANDKPTLKDLVQDFISMALIVRRGRQVTSVQAFEGSVERFFANLERDARAANYSVEQVKDTQYALCAFLDESVLRSGDNELRRHFELQPLQFRYFGVHLAGEGFFEKIEALRGDVKQNIDVLEVYHLCLALGFEGKFSIGQKDQLRYLANTLGQDIARYRKAPKALSPDWALPDQVSQMLRHEVPLWVYIALIALVCVALYLTLDWLLDKDVAALSEQIRQLFSA is encoded by the coding sequence ATGACCGAAGCCGTACTGCAACAGGGCGCCGTCGCGGCCGCCAACGACAAACCTACGCTCAAGGACCTGGTCCAGGACTTCATCAGCATGGCGCTGATCGTGCGCCGTGGCCGCCAGGTGACTTCGGTGCAAGCCTTTGAAGGCAGCGTCGAGCGTTTCTTTGCCAACCTTGAGCGTGATGCTCGCGCCGCCAACTACAGCGTCGAGCAAGTGAAGGATACCCAATACGCACTGTGCGCCTTCCTGGACGAAAGTGTTTTGCGCTCCGGTGACAACGAACTGCGCCGGCACTTCGAACTGCAACCTCTGCAGTTCCGCTACTTCGGTGTGCACCTGGCCGGTGAAGGCTTTTTCGAGAAGATCGAGGCACTGCGCGGCGACGTCAAGCAGAACATCGATGTGCTGGAGGTATACCACCTGTGCCTGGCGTTGGGCTTCGAGGGCAAGTTCAGCATTGGCCAGAAAGATCAACTGCGCTATCTGGCCAACACCCTCGGCCAGGACATCGCACGCTATCGCAAGGCGCCCAAAGCCCTGTCACCAGATTGGGCTTTGCCTGACCAGGTGTCGCAGATGCTGCGCCATGAAGTGCCGTTGTGGGTGTACATCGCGCTGATTGCGCTGGTATGCGTTGCGCTGTACCTGACCCTCGACTGGTTACTGGACAAGGACGTTGCCGCCCTTTCCGAACAAATCCGCCAGCTGTTCAGTGCCTGA
- the tssK gene encoding type VI secretion system baseplate subunit TssK encodes MSKQSRVMWSEGMFLLPQHFQYQDEFHQHQLAEATLRSTPFHFGVQVLQVDEDALANGSLQLKRLKLVFPDGSLYDAPQHDPLPAARDLKDLLKANELKVYAALKLPEPFGLNYVEDGQADKVARRFRKQFDTLPDLNEGDLENEITSLRLNVVLLVDGDSLDGYSHCPLAKLTRNSMGGFNLDPHFVHPTLHLGSHETLAGIGKRLLGALQAKSKALSGRRRERADQIAEFGSSDVTLFWLLNTVNRAHPQLAHLLTHPRLHPERLYLFLADLAGGLLTFTLDTQLSDLPEYDHHDPAASLVKLDEMIRVMLDNVVPNQCIVIDLTQTKPSHWQGQLRDPRLVEADFYIAVHADMPGASLLELVPRAFKVGSPEDIEVVVNSAMPGVTLNHAARLPNAIPVRLDNQYFAIEPHGPVYERMMNAQSICFYAPSAFTNLKLELMAVLK; translated from the coding sequence ATGAGCAAGCAGAGCCGGGTGATGTGGTCGGAAGGCATGTTCCTGCTGCCCCAGCACTTCCAGTACCAGGATGAGTTTCACCAGCACCAGCTCGCGGAGGCGACCCTGCGCAGCACCCCATTCCACTTTGGTGTGCAGGTATTGCAGGTAGACGAAGATGCCCTGGCCAACGGTTCGCTGCAACTCAAGCGGCTGAAGCTGGTATTCCCCGACGGCAGCCTGTACGACGCGCCGCAGCACGACCCCCTGCCGGCCGCGCGGGACCTTAAAGACCTGCTCAAAGCCAACGAGTTGAAGGTTTACGCTGCCTTGAAGCTGCCCGAGCCGTTCGGTTTGAATTATGTCGAGGACGGCCAGGCGGACAAGGTCGCCAGGCGCTTTCGCAAACAGTTCGACACCCTGCCCGACCTCAACGAGGGCGATCTTGAGAACGAAATCACCAGCTTGCGCCTGAATGTCGTGCTGCTGGTCGACGGTGACAGCCTTGACGGCTACAGCCATTGCCCGCTGGCGAAACTCACGCGCAACAGCATGGGCGGCTTCAACCTCGACCCCCATTTCGTTCACCCCACCTTGCACTTGGGCAGCCATGAGACATTGGCGGGTATCGGCAAACGCCTACTGGGTGCGCTGCAGGCCAAGAGCAAGGCTCTGTCGGGGCGCCGGCGTGAGCGGGCCGACCAAATTGCCGAGTTCGGCTCCAGCGATGTCACCTTGTTCTGGCTATTGAACACGGTCAACCGCGCGCATCCGCAACTTGCACACCTGCTGACCCACCCGCGTCTGCATCCGGAGCGCCTGTATCTGTTCCTCGCCGACCTCGCCGGCGGGCTGTTGACGTTCACCCTCGATACCCAGCTCAGCGACCTGCCCGAGTACGACCACCACGACCCAGCTGCCTCGCTGGTCAAGCTGGACGAGATGATCCGGGTGATGCTCGACAATGTGGTGCCCAACCAGTGCATCGTCATCGACCTCACTCAAACCAAACCGTCCCACTGGCAGGGCCAGCTGCGCGACCCACGGCTGGTCGAAGCCGACTTCTACATCGCCGTGCACGCCGATATGCCAGGTGCCAGCCTGCTGGAGTTGGTACCGCGTGCGTTTAAAGTCGGCTCACCGGAAGACATCGAAGTAGTGGTCAATAGCGCGATGCCCGGCGTTACCCTCAACCACGCTGCGCGCCTGCCCAATGCGATCCCGGTGCGCCTGGACAACCAGTATTTCGCCATCGAGCCACATGGCCCGGTGTATGAGCGAATGATGAATGCCCAGAGCATCTGCTTCTACGCGCCCAGCGCGTTTACCAACCTCAAGCTTGAATTGATGGCGGTGCTCAAATGA
- the tssJ gene encoding type VI secretion system lipoprotein TssJ, giving the protein MQHKHTALKHLTTAALLLALVGCGVTDRIGKRMDDSWAADMLADSEKVILTSDGGNQLNPDSDGKPLSVVMRVYQLTDLERFAASDADTLWDAPDKALGNTLVEAREIILLPGIGQIDQWPLAKNARYVGVAAFFRDDQNARWKVAFDADSLRKDGIWFSSDGLRVLVDKTEIHATRGVDVLNKPPTADQLAAQKAGQAEPSFADQVQDAALDKARDMAGQSAQNTADKTLNSLVDSVK; this is encoded by the coding sequence ATGCAACACAAGCACACCGCCCTCAAGCACCTGACCACCGCTGCTCTGTTATTGGCGCTGGTTGGCTGTGGGGTTACCGACCGTATCGGCAAGCGCATGGATGACAGCTGGGCGGCCGACATGCTGGCCGACAGCGAGAAAGTCATCCTCACCTCCGATGGCGGCAACCAACTCAACCCTGATAGCGATGGCAAACCGCTGTCGGTGGTGATGCGCGTGTATCAGCTGACCGACTTGGAGCGCTTCGCTGCAAGCGATGCCGACACCCTGTGGGACGCCCCGGATAAGGCCTTGGGCAATACCCTGGTAGAGGCGCGGGAAATCATTCTGCTGCCCGGCATCGGCCAGATCGACCAGTGGCCGCTGGCCAAGAATGCGCGCTATGTGGGCGTGGCGGCGTTTTTCCGCGATGACCAGAACGCCCGCTGGAAGGTTGCCTTCGACGCCGACTCGCTGCGCAAGGACGGTATCTGGTTCTCGTCCGATGGCTTGCGGGTGCTAGTGGACAAAACCGAAATTCACGCCACCCGCGGCGTTGACGTGCTCAATAAGCCACCGACCGCTGACCAATTGGCTGCGCAGAAGGCAGGCCAAGCCGAACCCTCCTTTGCCGACCAGGTGCAGGACGCAGCGCTCGACAAGGCTCGTGACATGGCCGGCCAATCGGCCCAGAACACAGCGGACAAAACCCTCAACTCTTTAGTGGATAGCGTTAAATGA
- the tssH gene encoding type VI secretion system ATPase TssH: MNLKSLFAKLNETSRTATESAAALCLSEHHYDVEVEHLLLQLLDNSDSDLAPILRHYDVVAERLQAQLVTALGTFKKGNTRTPALSPHITRMIEQAWLLASIEYGVAQVRSGHLLQALLDDAELRRVVIASAPELEKINADDLRVNLAALVEGSAESKQASALASPAATPASSAKPGGKTPALDQYTVNLTQSAREGRIDPVLGREFEVRQMVDILTRRRQNNPILTGEAGVGKTAVVEGLALRIAQGDVPGVLKDVALHTLDLGLLQAGAGVKGEFENRLKAVIEEVKRSLHPIILFIDEAHTLIGSGGQAGQNDAANLLKPALARGELRTIAATTWAEYKKYFEKDAALARRFQVVKVEEPDEDKAIHMLRGLLGKMREHHKVAVMDEALVQAVRLSNRYITGRQLPDKAVSVLDTACARIALAQSSQPGALEDCRRQIDNLQAEIAVLGHEADKGHDHARRLGELQAALQAEQLQEQQLNEQWQQELALVEQLKALDAANDADATQLNTLRAELARVQADQPLVHALVDSGAIAQVISGWTGIPLGKMLRDEIDTVQRLPALLGERVLGQDHALQEIGKRIKISRARMEDPNKPIGVFLLLGPSGVGKTETALALADTLYGGERNLITINMSEYQEAHTVSSLKGSPPGYVGYGEGGVLTEAVRRKPYSVVLLDEVEKAHPDVLELFFQVFDKGVLDDGEGREINFRNTVIILTSNTGTEHIMQTWLNATELPTPAAIVEGLRDELNQVFKPAFLGRLSIVPFYPVQDQILERIVALKLERIAKRLARNHNAQLSYDQALIKAIAARCTEVDSGARNIDNILSQTLMPELAQRVLERMAQDAPIERLTIELGSDGDFAYRLA, translated from the coding sequence GTGAACCTGAAGTCTCTGTTCGCCAAGCTTAACGAAACCAGCCGCACGGCCACCGAAAGCGCGGCGGCCCTGTGCCTGTCCGAGCACCACTATGATGTGGAGGTCGAGCACCTGCTGCTGCAACTGCTCGACAACAGCGACAGCGACCTGGCGCCGATCCTGCGTCACTACGACGTCGTCGCAGAGCGCCTGCAGGCGCAGCTGGTAACCGCCTTGGGCACCTTCAAGAAGGGCAATACCCGCACCCCGGCGCTGTCGCCGCACATCACCCGCATGATCGAACAAGCCTGGCTGCTGGCATCGATCGAATACGGCGTAGCGCAGGTCCGCAGCGGCCACCTGCTCCAGGCCCTGCTCGACGATGCCGAACTGCGCCGGGTGGTGATTGCCTCGGCCCCAGAGCTTGAAAAAATCAACGCCGATGACCTGCGTGTGAACCTGGCCGCATTGGTCGAAGGCAGTGCCGAGTCGAAGCAGGCCAGCGCCCTGGCGAGCCCTGCAGCAACACCCGCCAGCAGTGCCAAGCCTGGCGGTAAAACCCCAGCGCTTGACCAGTACACTGTCAACCTGACCCAAAGTGCCCGAGAAGGCCGTATCGACCCGGTGCTGGGCCGTGAATTCGAAGTCCGGCAGATGGTCGACATCCTCACCCGTCGCCGGCAGAACAACCCTATCCTGACCGGCGAAGCCGGGGTGGGTAAGACCGCAGTGGTCGAAGGCCTGGCGCTGCGCATCGCTCAAGGCGATGTGCCAGGCGTACTCAAGGATGTGGCCCTGCACACGCTCGACCTTGGCCTGCTACAGGCCGGTGCCGGGGTCAAGGGCGAGTTCGAGAACCGCTTGAAGGCCGTGATCGAAGAGGTCAAGCGCAGCCTGCACCCTATAATCCTGTTCATCGATGAGGCGCACACCCTGATCGGGTCCGGCGGCCAGGCCGGGCAGAACGATGCAGCCAACTTGCTCAAGCCGGCCTTGGCCCGCGGCGAGCTGCGCACCATTGCCGCCACCACCTGGGCTGAATACAAGAAGTACTTCGAGAAGGACGCCGCCCTCGCCCGCCGCTTCCAGGTGGTCAAGGTCGAAGAGCCTGACGAGGACAAAGCCATCCACATGCTGCGTGGCCTGCTCGGCAAAATGCGCGAGCACCACAAGGTGGCGGTGATGGACGAGGCGCTGGTTCAGGCCGTGCGCTTGTCCAACCGTTACATCACCGGCCGCCAGCTGCCCGACAAAGCCGTCAGCGTGCTCGACACGGCCTGTGCACGCATCGCCCTGGCGCAGTCTTCGCAGCCCGGAGCACTGGAGGACTGCCGCCGGCAGATCGACAACCTTCAGGCCGAAATCGCCGTGCTCGGCCATGAGGCCGACAAAGGTCACGACCACGCCCGCCGCCTTGGCGAACTCCAAGCGGCCCTGCAGGCTGAACAGCTGCAGGAACAGCAGCTGAACGAGCAGTGGCAGCAGGAACTGGCGTTGGTCGAGCAGCTCAAGGCGCTGGATGCCGCCAATGACGCAGATGCCACGCAGCTCAACACCCTGCGCGCGGAACTTGCGCGCGTGCAAGCAGACCAGCCGCTGGTCCACGCGCTGGTCGACAGCGGCGCCATTGCCCAAGTAATCAGCGGCTGGACCGGCATTCCGCTGGGCAAAATGCTGCGTGACGAGATCGACACCGTGCAACGCCTGCCAGCCCTGCTTGGCGAGCGGGTGCTGGGCCAGGACCACGCCCTGCAGGAAATCGGCAAACGCATCAAGATTTCCCGAGCGCGCATGGAAGACCCGAACAAGCCAATCGGGGTTTTTCTGTTGCTGGGCCCCAGCGGCGTCGGCAAAACCGAAACTGCCCTGGCCTTGGCCGACACCTTGTATGGCGGTGAGCGCAACCTGATCACCATCAATATGTCCGAGTACCAGGAGGCGCACACCGTATCGAGCCTCAAAGGCTCGCCGCCCGGCTACGTCGGTTACGGGGAAGGCGGTGTGCTGACCGAAGCGGTGCGCCGCAAACCCTACAGTGTGGTGCTGCTGGACGAAGTGGAAAAAGCCCACCCGGATGTGCTCGAACTGTTCTTCCAGGTATTTGACAAAGGTGTGCTGGACGATGGTGAAGGCCGCGAGATCAACTTCCGCAACACGGTGATCATCCTGACGTCCAACACCGGTACCGAGCACATCATGCAGACGTGGCTGAACGCCACCGAGCTGCCAACGCCGGCCGCCATCGTCGAGGGCTTGCGTGACGAGCTCAACCAGGTGTTCAAGCCAGCCTTCCTCGGCCGCCTTAGCATCGTGCCGTTCTACCCAGTGCAGGACCAGATACTGGAACGCATCGTGGCTCTGAAGCTTGAGCGTATCGCCAAGCGCCTGGCCCGCAACCATAACGCCCAATTGAGCTATGACCAGGCGCTGATCAAGGCCATCGCCGCCCGCTGCACAGAGGTGGACAGCGGTGCTCGCAACATCGACAACATTCTGTCCCAGACCCTGATGCCTGAACTCGCGCAGCGTGTACTCGAGCGCATGGCCCAGGACGCGCCGATCGAGCGTTTGACGATCGAGCTGGGCAGCGATGGCGATTTCGCCTATCGCCTGGCCTGA
- the tssG gene encoding type VI secretion system baseplate subunit TssG, whose translation MASTHWRSAPGLIDQARAEPHRFEFFQLVRLLRLHYSRTGRMDLATRPHEDPLRFRTQLSLAFPASEVSDLHFEREGKVSTAGLPLSEVQVTFMGLVGPSGVLPRPYTELLLERHVQYRDDAAHAFLDIFSHRMTTLFYEAWQKYKFHIEHERNGASGFDGYLLNLVGLGPRAQKLKFEEQPSALPRELFNYFAGLLSQKPRNALNLEVMLGFYFALPIKVKQFAGRWLRLEPEQRTQLGRKNAQLGQSAVAGNRVWDYQSCIRIELGPLNLADYQRFQPGTECYRKLLELVRFYIGAELDFEIAPRLKREAVPRAQLGRSGNVALGWLGWLKRPERDAQPSRCAVFHIPYDGVAL comes from the coding sequence ATGGCCAGCACGCACTGGCGATCAGCCCCTGGTCTGATCGATCAGGCACGAGCCGAACCGCATCGATTCGAATTTTTCCAATTGGTGCGCTTGCTCCGCCTGCACTACAGCCGTACCGGGCGCATGGACTTGGCGACCCGACCGCACGAAGACCCGCTGCGTTTTCGCACCCAGCTGTCCCTGGCCTTCCCCGCCAGCGAGGTCAGCGACCTGCACTTCGAGCGCGAGGGCAAGGTGTCCACGGCGGGCCTGCCGCTGTCCGAAGTGCAAGTCACGTTCATGGGCCTGGTGGGGCCATCGGGGGTACTGCCGCGCCCGTATACCGAGCTTTTGCTCGAGCGCCACGTGCAGTATCGCGACGACGCTGCCCATGCGTTTCTGGATATTTTTTCGCACCGCATGACCACGCTGTTCTACGAGGCCTGGCAAAAGTACAAATTTCACATCGAGCACGAGCGCAACGGCGCCTCCGGGTTCGATGGCTATCTGCTCAACCTGGTAGGGCTCGGCCCGCGGGCGCAGAAGCTCAAATTCGAAGAGCAACCCTCGGCGCTGCCACGCGAGCTGTTCAACTACTTTGCCGGCCTGCTCAGCCAGAAGCCGCGTAACGCCCTCAACCTTGAGGTAATGCTCGGCTTTTATTTCGCGCTGCCAATCAAGGTAAAGCAGTTCGCTGGCCGCTGGCTGAGGCTAGAGCCAGAGCAACGCACCCAGTTGGGGCGCAAGAACGCGCAACTGGGGCAAAGCGCGGTCGCGGGTAACCGCGTTTGGGACTACCAGTCTTGCATCCGCATCGAGCTAGGCCCGTTGAACCTTGCCGACTACCAGCGGTTCCAGCCGGGCACCGAGTGCTACCGCAAACTGCTCGAGCTGGTGCGCTTCTATATAGGTGCCGAGCTGGACTTCGAAATCGCCCCGCGCCTCAAGCGCGAGGCTGTGCCCCGCGCCCAGCTGGGGCGCAGCGGCAATGTTGCATTGGGCTGGCTGGGCTGGCTCAAACGCCCTGAGCGTGATGCGCAACCTTCGCGGTGCGCCGTTTTCCACATTCCTTACGATGGGGTCGCCTTGTGA